A region from the Halosolutus gelatinilyticus genome encodes:
- a CDS encoding phosphate uptake regulator PhoU, which yields METRKVQRLGPSTLAMTLPAEWAAEHAVEKGDEVSLRTSGKGTLTVMPESASSEETEAIIHSDDLGAAAVERAIVAQYVLGRRVIRIECEDGALESATINAVYQAETQLMGLGVIEETPESISIRCSVDPEDFTLDNLLERLERTGQTMRSEAIKALAHGNPDLAQRALNRERQANKIFVLLLRLIFTAYQNPNLARAVGLNSGFPLIGYRSIAKNLELTADNAEDIGEIVIETEGHSLNVDSAVMREIRELNELVDEITSCAVEAAVERDYDKSNEVRKLFHDISDQEQAILSELPEMSNEDLLRVREVLVSLQQTAQYAMRNAEIAANLALNEESEYTTIN from the coding sequence ATGGAAACGCGGAAAGTGCAACGACTCGGCCCGTCGACGCTGGCGATGACCCTCCCGGCGGAGTGGGCCGCCGAACACGCGGTCGAGAAGGGCGACGAGGTGTCGCTGCGGACGAGCGGCAAGGGAACGCTGACGGTGATGCCGGAATCTGCGAGCTCCGAAGAGACGGAGGCGATCATCCACTCGGACGATCTGGGCGCCGCAGCCGTCGAGCGGGCGATCGTCGCCCAGTACGTGCTTGGCCGTCGGGTCATCCGGATCGAGTGCGAGGACGGCGCCCTGGAGTCGGCGACGATCAACGCGGTCTACCAAGCGGAGACGCAGCTGATGGGGCTGGGCGTGATCGAGGAGACCCCCGAGAGCATCTCGATCCGCTGTTCGGTCGACCCCGAGGACTTCACGCTCGACAACCTCCTGGAACGCCTGGAGCGCACCGGCCAGACGATGCGCAGCGAGGCGATCAAAGCCCTCGCCCACGGCAATCCGGATCTCGCCCAGCGCGCGCTGAACCGGGAGCGACAGGCCAACAAGATCTTCGTGCTCCTCCTGCGACTGATCTTCACCGCCTACCAGAACCCAAACCTCGCCCGCGCGGTCGGGTTGAACAGCGGCTTCCCGCTGATCGGCTACCGATCGATCGCGAAGAACCTCGAACTGACCGCCGACAACGCGGAGGACATCGGCGAGATCGTCATCGAGACCGAGGGTCACAGCTTAAACGTCGACAGCGCGGTGATGCGCGAGATCCGCGAGTTGAACGAGCTGGTCGACGAGATCACCTCGTGCGCGGTCGAGGCGGCCGTCGAACGGGATTACGACAAGTCCAACGAGGTCCGCAAACTGTTCCACGACATCTCCGACCAGGAGCAGGCGATCCTCTCGGAGCTCCCGGAAATGTCCAACGAGGATCTGCTGCGCGTCCGCGAAGTGCTCGTCAGCCTCCAACAGACCGCCCAGTACGCGATGCGCAACGCCGAAATCGCGGCGAACCTCGCGCTGAACGAGGAGTCCGAATACACGACGATCAACTGA
- a CDS encoding carbon-nitrogen family hydrolase — MTDPTPEPDGPTADDRPTVDEPTIALAQIRVEPGEIEANVDRAIAAVSRAAARGASIVALPELFNVGYFAFDLYARKAEPFEGETFTRLREAAADHEIAVLAGSIVEDLAATDSVETPADEGLANTAALFDADGELRLVYRKHHLFGYDSAESELLVPGERIETASIGPFTVGVTTCYDLRFPELYRELIDAGADLLLVPSAWPYPRIEHWRTLSQARAIENQCYVATINGSGAFDEATLLGRSSVYDPWGVPLASAGDDPALVLADVDPDRVAAVREEFPALADRRL; from the coding sequence ATGACCGACCCGACCCCCGAACCCGACGGACCGACCGCCGACGACCGACCGACGGTTGACGAACCGACGATCGCGCTCGCACAGATACGCGTCGAACCGGGCGAGATCGAGGCGAACGTGGATCGGGCGATCGCCGCCGTCTCCCGGGCGGCGGCCCGCGGCGCATCGATCGTCGCGCTCCCGGAGCTGTTCAACGTGGGCTACTTCGCCTTCGACCTGTACGCGCGGAAGGCGGAACCCTTCGAGGGGGAGACGTTCACCCGGCTCCGCGAGGCGGCCGCCGACCACGAAATCGCGGTCCTCGCGGGCTCGATCGTCGAGGACCTCGCGGCGACCGACTCGGTCGAGACGCCGGCCGACGAGGGACTGGCCAACACCGCCGCGCTGTTCGACGCCGACGGCGAGTTGCGACTCGTCTACCGGAAACACCACCTGTTCGGCTACGACTCCGCGGAGTCGGAACTGCTCGTCCCCGGCGAGCGCATCGAGACCGCGTCGATCGGCCCTTTCACCGTCGGCGTGACGACCTGCTACGACCTTCGGTTCCCGGAGCTGTACCGGGAACTGATCGACGCGGGGGCCGACCTGCTGCTCGTCCCCAGCGCGTGGCCGTACCCGCGGATCGAGCACTGGCGGACGCTCTCGCAGGCCCGCGCGATCGAGAACCAGTGTTACGTCGCGACGATCAATGGTAGCGGCGCCTTCGACGAGGCAACCCTACTCGGTCGATCGAGCGTCTACGATCCCTGGGGCGTCCCGCTCGCGTCGGCCGGGGACGACCCGGCGCTCGTGCTGGCCGACGTCGATCCGGACCGGGTCGCAGCCGTTCGCGAGGAGTTCCCGGCGCTCGCGGACCGTCGGCTCTAG
- a CDS encoding SRPBCC family protein codes for MTVRVDRSFELSASPERVWAFIADPENRARAISVVDEYTVTDEDGYEVTWHVELPIPLVRRTIAVDTEDVTRRSPEYVKFVGRSSVLTVTGEHEIVETDAGCRLENRFVVDGKLPGVEKFFKRNLDDELENLRRALERDLATQQ; via the coding sequence ATGACTGTACGGGTCGACCGGTCGTTCGAATTGTCGGCATCGCCCGAGCGAGTCTGGGCGTTCATCGCGGATCCGGAAAACCGCGCTCGGGCGATCAGCGTCGTCGACGAGTACACCGTCACGGACGAGGACGGCTACGAGGTCACGTGGCACGTCGAGTTACCGATCCCCCTCGTGCGCCGGACGATCGCGGTCGACACCGAAGACGTTACGCGGCGATCGCCGGAGTACGTGAAGTTCGTCGGCCGCTCCAGCGTGTTGACCGTCACCGGCGAACACGAGATCGTCGAGACCGACGCCGGGTGTCGCCTCGAGAACCGCTTCGTCGTCGACGGCAAACTCCCCGGCGTCGAGAAGTTCTTCAAGCGGAATCTGGACGACGAGCTGGAGAACCTCCGGCGCGCGCTCGAACGCGACCTCGCAACACAGCAATAG
- a CDS encoding DUF7123 family protein, with the protein MTDYSDEEQRILSYLRESAARGEQYFRAKNIANAIGLSSKQVGARLPHLAEKSDDVDIEKWGRARSTTWKVTLS; encoded by the coding sequence ATGACCGACTACTCCGACGAAGAGCAGCGAATTCTCTCGTATCTCCGCGAGAGTGCCGCCCGCGGCGAGCAGTACTTCCGGGCGAAAAACATCGCGAACGCGATCGGACTCTCGTCGAAACAGGTTGGCGCGCGGCTGCCGCACCTCGCCGAGAAATCGGACGACGTCGACATCGAGAAGTGGGGTCGCGCCCGGTCGACGACCTGGAAAGTAACTCTCAGCTGA
- a CDS encoding DUF7525 family protein, whose protein sequence is MATQSEAATDKGIGLSLALGALAVIGAALMFAGAPEIEAAWGFAAAMVFGSLAVVGIHLYSE, encoded by the coding sequence ATGGCTACACAATCGGAAGCGGCGACGGACAAGGGCATCGGACTATCGCTCGCGCTCGGCGCGCTCGCGGTCATCGGGGCGGCGCTGATGTTCGCCGGGGCGCCCGAGATCGAAGCGGCGTGGGGCTTTGCCGCCGCGATGGTCTTCGGATCGCTAGCTGTCGTCGGTATCCACCTTTACTCCGAGTAA
- a CDS encoding thiamine-binding protein has protein sequence MTVIARFEVIPVRDGSLSEEIAQAIEALDEFDVSYELTATDTVVEAEEVDEVFDAVRAAHNAVESDRTITSLEIDDYGSRDTEAEDRVESVANVLGREPKRDR, from the coding sequence ATGACAGTTATCGCCAGATTCGAGGTCATCCCCGTCCGCGACGGGAGCCTCTCCGAAGAGATCGCACAGGCGATCGAAGCGCTCGACGAGTTCGACGTCTCGTACGAACTGACCGCGACCGATACCGTGGTCGAGGCGGAGGAGGTCGACGAGGTGTTCGACGCCGTCCGGGCGGCGCACAACGCGGTCGAGAGCGATCGCACCATCACCTCGCTCGAGATCGACGACTACGGGAGCCGCGATACGGAGGCCGAGGACCGCGTCGAGTCGGTCGCGAACGTGCTCGGGCGCGAGCCGAAGCGCGATCGGTGA